Below is a genomic region from Spirosoma radiotolerans.
CTGGGAAGCCATCAAAGCGGGCGAAATGCTGGCCGAAGAAGGAATTGACGCCGACATTATCAACATTCACACCATAAAACCGTTAGATGAAGAGGCTATTCTTGCATCGGTGAAGAAAACGGGTTGTGCTGTATCGGCCGAAGAGCACATGATCAATGGTGGATTAGGCGATAGTGTTGCCCAAGTATTGGCTCGCAACTACCCTGCCCCGCTTGAATACGTTGGTGTACATGACACCTTCGGTGAGAGCGCTACACCCGACCAACTGATGCAGAAATATGGACTCACGGCCGACAAGATTGTCGAGCAAGTGAAAAAAGCAATGGCAAGAAAATAGGGTTTCGGTTTACGGTTTGTGGTTTATGGTTTGTGGTTGGCTGACGCCTATAACGTGCTTACGCGTCAGCCAACCACAAACCATAAACCACAAACCATAAACTGTGAACCGTTGACCGAATGACTGACGAAGAAATCCTCGCCAAATACCGCGACCCGTCGAGCCGGAACTACGCCTTTAATCTGCTGGTGCGCAAGTATCAACAGAAAATATATTGGCATATCCGCAAGATGGTCATCGATCATGATGACGCCGATGATCTGGTGCAGGAAACATTTATTAAAGTCTGGAACAGTCTGGAACAGTTTCGGGGTGATAGTCAGTTATATACATGGGTGTACCGCATTGCGACCAACGAGTGTCTGAACTTCCTCAACAAGAAACGCCGGCGCTTTTTTCTGCCCATCGGTGATGTTGAGGGAGAGTTGATGGAGAAGCTGGAAAGTAATTCCAGTTACGTGACATCGGGAAGCGAACCCACGGGTGAGGAGGTGCAGATGAAGTTGCAAAAAGCACTGCTCAAATTGCCCGATAAGCAACGGCTTGTGTTCAACATGAAGTACTTCGATGATATGAAGTACGAAGAGATTGCTGACATTACTGGTACATCCGTTGGCGCCTTGAAAGCGTCCTACCATCTGGCCGTAAAAAAAATAGAGGATTTTATCACAAAAACTGATACAACCGATTAAACCCAGGCCAGCTGATACTGTCAAACACCTATAACCGAATTGGAATCGTGTAATACACACACCACTTACCATGAACGAGGATAATAACTTCCGGCTTGACGAATTACCACCAGAACACCCGATGCGGCAACTTCCGTTTGCGGCACCGGATGGCTATTTCGACACGCTGCCCTCTCGGGTGCAGGCGCGTGTTATGCACAAGCCCAAACCAGCCTTTAGTATCAGTTGGTCATGGCAGCGCACTACAGCCTCATTGGTTGGGGCCAGCCTAATTGCGCTGCTGGTCTGGCAAACGTTGCCGCAACGTCAGGAATCGCTGCCAAGTGAAGCACTGGCTGGCGTGAGTGATGACGTCATTACGGCTTATCTCGACGAGCAGGGTATCAATGCCGATGAGCTAGCCGATAGCCAGCAACTCCATTCTTCTCTGGGCAATGACACAACGGCTATTCAGTATTTGAACGTGCAGCCCGCCGACATTCAGCAGCATATTAAGGACGAGGTTCTTTCGGACAATCCGAATGTAGGCTCCTGATTTATTTAGCATGGTTAACTTTACCGCGATGAAACACGCATGGATTGGCTGGATGATTGCCCTGACACTGACGACCCAACTCGCCAACGCACAGAATGATCTCAACGGACGCCAGAAAATTGAATCAGCAAAGATTGGATTAATCACCAATCGACTTAACCTGACTACCGATCAGGCCCCTCAGTTTTGGGCAGTTTACAACGAATACAACGCCAAGAAGCAGGAATTGAACCGGCGGGTTCGGCAACTGACCAATGAACCATCCCGCACTAACCTGAACGACAATCAACTGGTAAACGGCCTTCGCGAAGTCAATGCGACGAAGCAAAAACTGGCCGATCTTGATGAAGAATACATGAGCCGGTTTCTGAAAGTTATCAGCGCACAGCAATTAGCTGAGTTGTATAAAACAGAGCAGGTATTCAATAAAATGCTCCTCAATAAGTTGAATAACCAGAATTAGACCGTATTCGCTATCAAAAGAAAGCCTGACCCACAGTGGGTCAGGCTTTCTTTTGATAGTACTATTCACGTTCCGTTAAGGTGTCTTCAGCGCATAAAGCTGGTTGAACAGCAGCTTGAATGTACCCTGCGCCTGGGCGCGGAAGGTGATCTCGGGGCCAAAGGCAATTAACTTACCCGAGCCAACCGGCGCCATAAACGCGGTAACCCCATCCTGCAGATACCCTTGTCCCCAGGCCCAGCCACTGCGTAGCGGTTTAGCCGTCGAGAACCATGCCAGCGGTTTCACTTCGCCTTTGGCAATAGCATCTGGCGCTACTTTAAATACCGGGCTAGCATCAAAATAGACATCCGTTTTTGTAGGCATACCCCAGGTAGCTTGCTGAGTAGAGTCAAGGTCCACTTGTAAAATACTGCCTGGAATATAGTATTTCTCCGCTGGTAGCGGACGCTCCTGCCCACTAGCACTCATTTCAACCAGTGCATTTTTGATGGGTAAACCCAGGTGATAAGCGAGGTTCGTACTCGTACCGATGGTGACCACGCTTCCGCCCGCTTCCATAAATTGTTTCAACTTCGGAATTGACTTATCGGCAGTGATCTTACCGAGCCACGGCCGATACTCACTTGGTAACTCTTCTGCTTTTGGCTCTCGGGAGGCCGGAAACTCCCCTTCGCCCCGACCGGCCGTTGCATTGCCAACACCCGGAATAGCGCGGGTTACGAACAGAATCACATCATATTTCTTTCGTAAATCACCCGCGTCAATGTCCTGCGCATACACCAATTGGACCGGGAAATGGTATTGCTCCATCAGCCAGCGGGTCCAGCCCGAAGGCATCGAGCCACCATACGTATCCCAAAGGGCAATGCGCATGGGCGACACCTTGGTCATGGACGTGGTTGGTTTTTTAGACAACCCCGTCACGGCTAGCCCTAATTCGCTGGTTGACTTATCCAGTATAGCTTTCGCTTTGGCCGATGCCGGCACAAAAAATGAACCAGCCTCAATGCCAGACTTATCCCCTACCCCATTTGGCAGACGGTATACATCGACACCCGCTTTAAGCAAATCATTGACCGCGATAAATGAGTTGTTGGCCCGCGCGCCCAGCACGTAGCCAGCTCCGGCCGGACCATCTACATGACCCTTCGGTGACTGTAGTTCGCCATACGGCAGTTTCTTAAACGGACCATCGAAGCCATCCAGAACCCGATCAAACTGAACCCCCATCTGATAGGCAAGTGTCCAGCCAGCAGCATCATAGGGCCGAACGGGCGGACCACCGGGATACTGGAAATCATTCGGGTGATCCTGCGGCTCGAACATGTCAATGACGTGTGGCCGGAAAGCCTGATCGGTTTTTACCACATAAGAACCCGCCGGATATTTCTTGCCAGCTACCGAGAAATCGGCGGTTGCCTGCTGAATCTGGATGCCGGTTTTTATCAAGGCATTCACGAATTTAACCGCCGTTGGAAAATCGGGCTGGTTCGCCGTAATAATGAACCCCCGAGGATCGCGCAGAACGGGCGCTTTCATAATGGTATCATAATATTTGATCGGCATTCCACCGCCACGAGGCAGTAATCCATTCTGATCTGGGTTAGCTAAAGCACCGGCACCAGGCGTCGATTTCTTCTGAGCGGCCTGATAGGCCTGCGTAATGGCATCAATTCGTTTTGGCGATAAGGTCCAGTAGTCACCACTGCCCCGCTCAATTGAGTTCTTGCCCATCCGGTAGATGTTGTACAGCAACTCATCAGCGTGCCGGGCGGCATAGTTCAACGTAGCATAGTTGAGTGAAAGCGAGTAGTCGATTGATTGCTTAAAATGCCACTTTTGCGGTGTAACCGGGAAGGGCGTATTGCCGTTCGGAATGAGTCGCTGTGGAACCAGCGGAACATCTTCA
It encodes:
- a CDS encoding M14 family metallopeptidase, producing the protein MFVLSLGVLVVQAQTIPTPKEHFGFAIGDDYHLATYTQTEAYIKKLATSDRTKLVDIGLTEEGRHQFMLIVSSPENIKKLATYKEISQKLARAEGISEEQARALSNEGKAIVWIDGGLHATETVGTHQLIETAYQLVSRKDPETLKILDNVVILLTHANPDGQEIVSNWYMRNPTPEKRTLDNLPRLYQKYVGHDNNRDFFIMNMKESQNIGRQLFVEWMPQIMYNHHQRGPAGSVLAGPPYRDPFNYVFDPLMITGIDALGAAMINRLNAENKPGYTRLGGSVFSTWYNGGLRTTTHFHNMIGLLTEIIGNPTPEDVPLVPQRLIPNGNTPFPVTPQKWHFKQSIDYSLSLNYATLNYAARHADELLYNIYRMGKNSIERGSGDYWTLSPKRIDAITQAYQAAQKKSTPGAGALANPDQNGLLPRGGGMPIKYYDTIMKAPVLRDPRGFIITANQPDFPTAVKFVNALIKTGIQIQQATADFSVAGKKYPAGSYVVKTDQAFRPHVIDMFEPQDHPNDFQYPGGPPVRPYDAAGWTLAYQMGVQFDRVLDGFDGPFKKLPYGELQSPKGHVDGPAGAGYVLGARANNSFIAVNDLLKAGVDVYRLPNGVGDKSGIEAGSFFVPASAKAKAILDKSTSELGLAVTGLSKKPTTSMTKVSPMRIALWDTYGGSMPSGWTRWLMEQYHFPVQLVYAQDIDAGDLRKKYDVILFVTRAIPGVGNATAGRGEGEFPASREPKAEELPSEYRPWLGKITADKSIPKLKQFMEAGGSVVTIGTSTNLAYHLGLPIKNALVEMSASGQERPLPAEKYYIPGSILQVDLDSTQQATWGMPTKTDVYFDASPVFKVAPDAIAKGEVKPLAWFSTAKPLRSGWAWGQGYLQDGVTAFMAPVGSGKLIAFGPEITFRAQAQGTFKLLFNQLYALKTP
- a CDS encoding RNA polymerase sigma factor translates to MTDEEILAKYRDPSSRNYAFNLLVRKYQQKIYWHIRKMVIDHDDADDLVQETFIKVWNSLEQFRGDSQLYTWVYRIATNECLNFLNKKRRRFFLPIGDVEGELMEKLESNSSYVTSGSEPTGEEVQMKLQKALLKLPDKQRLVFNMKYFDDMKYEEIADITGTSVGALKASYHLAVKKIEDFITKTDTTD